The following are encoded together in the Halomonas halophila genome:
- a CDS encoding helix-turn-helix transcriptional regulator — protein sequence MSSDLGKKVREIREAEGLGRQAFCDLIGVPKQTLINVETGRSSPSGKLLAEVSKCFSKYTLWLMTDQADETCGQISPEIEKARKTLKQTGTDTD from the coding sequence ATGTCAAGCGACCTTGGCAAAAAAGTTCGTGAGATCCGTGAAGCCGAGGGGCTAGGGCGGCAGGCTTTTTGTGACCTAATTGGCGTCCCAAAACAGACGCTTATAAACGTGGAGACAGGCAGGAGTAGCCCCTCAGGGAAGCTTCTGGCTGAGGTGAGCAAGTGCTTTAGCAAGTACACGCTTTGGCTGATGACTGATCAGGCTGATGAGACGTGTGGGCAGATAAGCCCGGAGATCGAGAAGGCGCGGAAGACGCTCAAGCAGACAGGGACGGATACCGACTAG
- a CDS encoding pyridoxal phosphate-dependent decarboxylase family protein: MTSRIEAPGPRLGTEPAPLESHQLFNARHAEAYWQQATRCIDLVRRKVAEVERPFTGARPEELRGRFEAIDLDAPLGELRPALEELEHVYLDDAVYFHHPRYVAHLNCPVVLPGVLAEAILAPINSSLDTWDQSAGGTFIEQSLIDWTAERIGLGEDADGVFTSGGTQSNLMALMIARDHHGAHQDRPGGNKQQGLPADHQRLRILGSELGHFSLQKSAAILGLGYQAVMPVATDADYRMDPQALKARLEECIALDLIPIAVVATAGTTDFGSIDPLEEIAALCREHGIWLHVDAAYGGGLLCSRRERHRLAGIEHADSVTVDYHKTFFQPVSCSAFLVRRGSDLRHVTHHADYLNPECQALAGTPDQVNKSLQTTKRFDALKLWMTLRIMGADALGEMLERVMDLAGEAHARLSARPDIEVLLEPPLSTLVFRYRPEDIDLDDASLDALNAHVRTALSRHGEAVIAATRVQGRRYLKFTLLNPETRVDDLTAIVERIVAHGRAWCDGAATSPAHAAAS; encoded by the coding sequence ATGACATCACGGATAGAAGCGCCCGGGCCGCGGCTCGGTACCGAGCCCGCCCCGCTGGAATCCCATCAGCTGTTCAACGCCCGGCACGCCGAGGCCTACTGGCAGCAGGCGACCCGCTGCATCGACCTGGTGCGGCGCAAGGTCGCCGAGGTCGAGCGGCCCTTCACCGGCGCGCGCCCCGAGGAGCTGCGCGGCCGCTTCGAGGCCATCGATCTCGACGCGCCGCTCGGCGAGCTGCGCCCGGCCCTGGAGGAGCTGGAGCACGTCTACCTGGACGACGCCGTCTACTTCCATCATCCGCGCTACGTGGCCCACCTGAACTGCCCGGTGGTGCTGCCGGGCGTGCTAGCCGAGGCGATCCTGGCGCCGATCAACTCCTCGCTGGACACCTGGGACCAGAGCGCCGGCGGCACCTTCATCGAGCAGTCGCTGATCGACTGGACGGCGGAGCGCATAGGCCTCGGCGAGGACGCCGACGGCGTGTTCACCAGCGGCGGCACCCAGTCGAACCTGATGGCGCTGATGATCGCCCGCGACCATCACGGCGCGCACCAGGACCGCCCCGGCGGCAACAAGCAGCAGGGCCTGCCGGCGGACCATCAGCGGCTGCGCATCCTCGGCTCGGAGCTAGGCCACTTCAGCCTGCAGAAGTCGGCGGCGATCCTCGGGCTCGGCTACCAGGCGGTGATGCCGGTGGCCACCGACGCGGACTACCGCATGGACCCGCAGGCGCTCAAGGCGCGCCTCGAGGAGTGCATCGCCCTGGACCTGATCCCGATCGCGGTAGTGGCCACCGCCGGCACCACCGACTTCGGCAGCATCGACCCGCTCGAGGAGATCGCCGCGCTGTGCCGCGAGCACGGCATCTGGCTGCACGTCGACGCCGCCTACGGCGGGGGCCTTCTGTGCTCGCGCCGCGAGCGCCACCGCCTGGCCGGCATCGAGCACGCCGACTCGGTCACCGTCGACTACCACAAGACCTTTTTCCAGCCGGTGAGCTGCAGCGCCTTCCTGGTGCGCCGCGGCAGCGACCTGCGCCACGTCACCCATCACGCCGACTACCTGAACCCCGAGTGCCAGGCGCTGGCCGGCACCCCGGACCAGGTCAACAAGAGCCTGCAGACCACCAAGCGCTTCGACGCCCTCAAGCTGTGGATGACGCTGCGCATCATGGGCGCCGACGCCCTGGGCGAGATGCTCGAGCGGGTCATGGACCTGGCCGGCGAGGCCCACGCGCGGCTGTCCGCCCGGCCGGACATCGAGGTGCTGCTCGAGCCGCCGCTCAGCACCCTGGTGTTCCGCTACCGGCCCGAGGACATCGACCTGGACGACGCGTCGCTGGACGCCCTCAACGCCCACGTGCGTACCGCGCTGTCGCGCCACGGCGAGGCGGTAATCGCCGCCACCCGGGTCCAGGGCCGTCGCTACCTGAAGTTCACCCTGCTCAACCCGGAGACCCGCGTCGACGACCTCACCGCCATCGTCGAGCGCATCGTCGCCCACGGCCGTGCCTGGTGCGACGGCGCCGCCACCTCCCCGGCACATGCCGCCGCCTCCTGA
- a CDS encoding phage integrase: MSIKKVPTGWQVDVWPEGRYGKRVRKILKSKGEAKRFEDYVKGKATMGEPYMPPKRDRRRLLDLVQYWYDMHGSTLRDNHSRLNKLRQLAGQMGNPIASSITPSDAARFRQQRLEQGLSPNTVNHDVSYLRAVFNFAIRMDEWHGDNPFAKLKALPIPERAPSYLTPEQIDALFHELRQSRNHDVVLIASICLTTGARWSEAQTLRAEYVRQQRITFANTKNGRTRTVPIGKDLYQQLLEHGPRMGRLFQRDAYLAFTRALERSGIELPQGQRTHVLRHTFASHFMMNGGNLLTLQKILGHQSIQMTMRYAHLSPDHLSEAVKFGPKAP, translated from the coding sequence ATGAGCATCAAGAAAGTCCCCACCGGCTGGCAGGTCGATGTGTGGCCCGAGGGCCGCTACGGCAAGCGCGTGCGGAAGATCCTCAAGTCGAAGGGCGAAGCCAAGCGCTTCGAGGACTACGTGAAGGGCAAAGCGACCATGGGTGAGCCCTACATGCCACCGAAACGGGATCGCCGTCGGCTCCTGGATCTCGTCCAGTACTGGTACGACATGCACGGCTCCACCCTGCGCGATAATCACTCACGGCTGAACAAGCTGCGCCAGCTCGCCGGCCAGATGGGCAACCCCATCGCCAGCAGCATCACCCCTTCCGACGCCGCCCGATTCCGTCAGCAGCGCCTGGAACAAGGGCTCTCTCCGAACACCGTCAACCACGATGTCAGCTACCTGCGGGCCGTGTTCAACTTCGCCATCCGCATGGACGAATGGCACGGCGACAACCCCTTCGCCAAGCTCAAGGCCCTGCCGATCCCCGAGCGCGCCCCGTCCTACCTGACGCCGGAACAGATCGACGCGCTCTTTCACGAACTGCGCCAGTCCCGGAACCACGATGTGGTGCTGATCGCCTCAATCTGCCTCACGACCGGCGCTCGCTGGAGCGAAGCCCAGACCCTGCGGGCCGAGTACGTTCGTCAGCAGCGCATCACCTTCGCCAACACCAAGAACGGCCGGACCAGGACGGTGCCTATCGGCAAGGATCTCTACCAGCAGCTCCTCGAGCATGGTCCCAGAATGGGACGGCTATTCCAGCGTGACGCCTATCTCGCCTTCACTCGCGCCCTGGAACGCAGCGGCATCGAGCTACCCCAAGGCCAGCGAACCCACGTCCTGCGGCATACCTTCGCCAGCCACTTCATGATGAACGGCGGCAACCTGCTCACGCTGCAGAAGATCCTGGGCCACCAGTCGATTCAGATGACCATGCGCTATGCGCACCTGTCGCCCGATCATCTCTCGGAAGCGGTGAAATTCGGTCCGAAAGCGCCGTAG
- a CDS encoding virulence factor TspB C-terminal domain-related protein yields MTHARTLARYVGIAGLIGGLLAPVPSLAVAPGASAEILTVRASGPSTSAAIGAKVNAAYRHAVGSARYYKNLSLMIPRAQLRQGALAVLSAGRLLPGLGIAVTAAGLFIAESGDIMKSSPNAFYSDWDNINDTTGTYTWGGPTAFSSPLEYAQDYASGFGKDVCYFTQLNDMKYGFSVTYVHSSSGTQRCSSNVINVSANTETFSANPIPSDFEYGDTVDTPASEEDLEDIDEHLPDEIVDDIADEAPELIPAWTEAISVVPDAAAITSDVAAAPAVYEGVSEWANAMSDAMSGNKSDAVDGKTADEAAYEQSLEDLNTAVPAFGEVETQWQVETIDSLPSYSIGLGGGSCPGATQISVPFGGSITLDWQPACNLASMLRGAVIGVCMILSLYIVLRGN; encoded by the coding sequence ATGACCCATGCTCGAACTCTCGCCCGGTATGTTGGTATTGCTGGCCTTATTGGGGGCCTTCTGGCTCCTGTTCCATCACTAGCCGTCGCGCCCGGCGCCAGTGCCGAAATCCTCACCGTCCGCGCCTCCGGCCCATCCACCTCGGCCGCGATCGGCGCCAAGGTCAATGCCGCCTACCGCCACGCCGTCGGCAGCGCCCGGTATTACAAGAACCTGTCGCTGATGATTCCACGTGCCCAGCTACGTCAGGGGGCATTGGCCGTATTGTCGGCGGGTCGTCTATTGCCAGGACTCGGCATCGCGGTCACAGCGGCCGGTCTTTTCATTGCCGAGTCGGGCGACATCATGAAGTCCAGCCCTAATGCCTTTTATAGCGACTGGGACAACATCAATGATACGACGGGGACTTATACCTGGGGGGGGCCTACGGCGTTTTCTTCGCCACTGGAGTATGCCCAGGACTATGCCTCTGGCTTTGGCAAGGACGTCTGTTATTTCACGCAACTGAACGATATGAAGTATGGCTTTAGCGTTACCTATGTTCATTCTTCGTCAGGCACTCAGCGATGCTCTTCCAATGTGATCAATGTGTCGGCGAATACCGAGACATTTTCCGCCAACCCCATCCCATCCGATTTTGAATATGGCGACACCGTCGATACGCCTGCCTCGGAAGAGGATCTTGAGGACATCGACGAACACCTTCCTGACGAGATCGTCGATGACATCGCCGACGAAGCCCCCGAGCTCATTCCCGCCTGGACCGAGGCCATTTCCGTCGTCCCCGACGCCGCCGCCATCACCTCCGACGTCGCCGCCGCCCCGGCCGTCTATGAAGGCGTCTCCGAGTGGGCCAACGCCATGTCCGACGCCATGTCGGGCAACAAGAGCGACGCCGTAGACGGCAAGACGGCCGACGAAGCGGCCTACGAACAATCCCTCGAAGACCTCAATACCGCCGTTCCCGCCTTCGGTGAGGTCGAGACCCAGTGGCAGGTCGAGACCATCGACTCGCTGCCCAGCTACAGCATCGGTCTCGGCGGCGGTAGCTGCCCCGGTGCTACGCAGATCTCGGTGCCCTTCGGCGGCTCCATCACCCTCGACTGGCAGCCGGCCTGCAACCTCGCCAGCATGCTGCGCGGGGCCGTCATCGGGGTCTGCATGATCCTCTCGCTCTACATCGTGCTCAGGGGGAACTGA
- a CDS encoding major capsid protein encodes MTRFISKKVRRIALIPVALVSGSALATEGGGIDTGSLVSTIQSASGPVNAVGVAVLGVLAGILVFTLIRRVLR; translated from the coding sequence ATGACCCGCTTCATCTCCAAGAAGGTCCGCCGCATCGCCCTGATCCCCGTCGCCCTGGTCTCCGGCTCCGCCCTGGCCACCGAAGGCGGCGGCATCGACACCGGTTCCCTGGTCAGCACCATCCAGAGCGCTTCCGGGCCGGTGAACGCCGTGGGGGTCGCCGTGCTCGGCGTGCTGGCCGGCATCCTGGTCTTCACCCTGATCCGCCGCGTGCTGCGCTGA
- a CDS encoding TraX family protein gives MNTTAIAAPAAAARVIPGWLPLVQGIAIVTMAIDHVSLWLPAGDVSPILRATLGRVALPLFCFMVAWHALHTADARRYADRILTIALLAQLPFMALHGQPLGNICFTLAAAAYLAAYYRHRDHVALAAGALLACGTALNEYGPLALGLILAFMLAIRHPITWIVPLIGWPLAQYGTSLSGVSAFLGVCLLLALVSTHVPPIHLPRWLTRWFYPAHLGGIWLLRWLV, from the coding sequence ATGAACACCACCGCCATCGCCGCCCCGGCTGCCGCCGCCCGCGTCATCCCTGGCTGGCTGCCGCTCGTCCAGGGCATCGCCATCGTCACCATGGCCATCGACCACGTCAGCCTGTGGCTCCCGGCCGGCGACGTCTCTCCGATCCTGCGCGCCACCCTGGGCCGGGTCGCCCTGCCGCTGTTCTGCTTCATGGTCGCGTGGCACGCCCTGCACACGGCCGACGCGCGCCGCTACGCCGACCGAATACTCACCATCGCCTTGCTCGCCCAACTGCCGTTCATGGCCCTGCATGGCCAGCCCTTGGGCAACATCTGCTTCACGCTCGCGGCCGCCGCCTACCTCGCCGCCTATTACCGGCACCGCGATCACGTCGCCCTAGCGGCTGGCGCCCTTCTGGCCTGCGGCACCGCGCTCAACGAATACGGCCCGCTCGCCCTGGGGCTGATCCTCGCCTTCATGCTGGCCATCCGCCATCCGATCACCTGGATCGTCCCGCTGATCGGCTGGCCGCTGGCTCAGTACGGCACAAGTCTGTCCGGCGTCTCGGCGTTCCTTGGCGTGTGTCTGCTGCTCGCCCTCGTAAGCACTCACGTACCGCCGATCCACCTGCCGCGCTGGCTCACGCGCTGGTTCTACCCGGCGCATCTGGGGGGCATATGGCTGCTTCGGTGGCTGGTGTGA
- a CDS encoding zonular occludens toxin domain-containing protein, which translates to MSLHLITAVPGAGKTLRAIWMTLKLMDEHPDRPVFSNINGWNRAAPIPDEWMDCPDGSVIVLDECQQRWRRYRNTGTPPAEIAELETHRHRGIDFILTCQNPSQVTSDVRALVEVHEHLMRRGKMGGALVYRFEGVCHTNPMAHKGDADCEVSVWKHPKEVFAEYTSASIHTGTRRLPRILIIAPFVFLGSAGAVVYAANSVTGFLGVDSQAEAEDAAPASSTAPVAPPPETVTAHGGLRKDDYCQLYDQDGKPIRTTIPDCLNAMELGLPYDVEVLKL; encoded by the coding sequence ATGTCCCTGCACCTGATCACCGCCGTACCCGGCGCCGGCAAGACGCTGCGCGCCATCTGGATGACGCTCAAGCTCATGGACGAGCACCCCGACCGCCCGGTGTTCTCCAACATCAACGGCTGGAATCGGGCCGCCCCGATCCCCGACGAATGGATGGACTGCCCCGACGGCTCGGTCATCGTCCTGGACGAGTGCCAGCAACGATGGCGCCGCTACCGCAACACCGGCACGCCGCCCGCCGAGATCGCCGAACTGGAAACCCACCGCCATCGGGGCATCGATTTCATCCTCACCTGCCAGAACCCGTCCCAGGTCACCAGCGATGTCCGCGCCCTGGTCGAAGTCCACGAGCACCTGATGCGGCGCGGCAAGATGGGCGGCGCCCTGGTCTACCGCTTCGAGGGCGTGTGTCACACCAACCCCATGGCCCACAAGGGCGACGCCGACTGTGAAGTATCGGTCTGGAAGCACCCCAAGGAGGTCTTCGCCGAATACACCTCGGCGTCGATCCACACCGGCACCCGGCGCCTGCCGCGCATCCTGATCATTGCCCCCTTCGTGTTCCTCGGCTCCGCCGGCGCCGTGGTCTATGCCGCCAACTCGGTGACGGGCTTCCTGGGCGTCGACAGCCAAGCGGAGGCCGAGGACGCCGCGCCCGCCTCGTCGACCGCCCCCGTCGCGCCGCCACCGGAAACGGTCACCGCCCATGGCGGCTTGCGAAAGGACGACTACTGCCAACTGTACGACCAGGACGGCAAGCCGATCCGCACCACCATCCCCGACTGCCTCAACGCCATGGAACTGGGCCTGCCGTACGACGTGGAGGTGTTGAAGCTATGA
- a CDS encoding MerR family transcriptional regulator, which produces MEQQQAPQVPAHVPLMTIERFAELSGLEQGVVYGQIRNGHLPAVKVGRYRMVNVALLQAQCLTQEDWS; this is translated from the coding sequence ATGGAACAACAACAAGCGCCCCAGGTCCCGGCCCACGTGCCTCTGATGACCATCGAGCGTTTCGCCGAGCTCTCCGGCCTCGAACAAGGGGTCGTCTACGGCCAGATTCGCAACGGCCACCTGCCCGCCGTGAAAGTCGGCCGGTACCGCATGGTCAACGTGGCCCTCCTGCAGGCCCAGTGCCTCACACAGGAGGACTGGTCATGA